A DNA window from Danio aesculapii chromosome 1, fDanAes4.1, whole genome shotgun sequence contains the following coding sequences:
- the prozb gene encoding protein Z, vitamin K-dependent plasma glycoprotein b produces the protein MESLIYRLLFFMLIIHHVTSGDQRTVFRSRRRANALLLRSRRANTFLLEEILQGNLERECYEEKCSKEEARECFENDQKTNEFWAKYYDGDQCRSNPCQHGGTCKDGIGRYTCTCAEAYSGRDCQTDKSQCPSAGPLACEHFCRPSTAAYRCFCARGYTLNSDGRSCSPHVQNPCGTTEMASFCPDGRCSWEVKFLNASGHDVCHGVILGQKSILTSATCMTALQDLHFTVAVGVSTAAVRVSSWTPHKHFVSGPDDDLCFLELQEPFPPNISIVPLCLPEKDYSENILMSAGREGVARGGATYSYLSLDDCRDALNLTFVMTNKMFCMKRESAGSERCAVSSGSPTATLEGKTAFLTGVSLSVGRCGDTLLFTKLSRYLHWLRPLLLASEREQP, from the exons ATGGAGTCGCTCATATATCGTCTGCTGTTCTTCATGCTAATCATTCATCATGTGACGTCTGGAGATCAGCGTACGG TGTTTCGCTCTCGCCGGCGGGCCAACGCTCTTCTCCTGCGCTCCAGACGGGCCAACACGTTTCTGCTGGAGGAGATCCTGCAGGGTAATCTGGAGCGTGAGTGTTATGAGGAGAAATGCAGTAAAGAAGAGGCCAGAGAATGCTTCGAGAATGACCAGAAGACA AATGAGTTCTGGGCCAAGTACTATG ATGGAGACCAGTGCAGATCTAACCCATGTCAACATGGCGGCACGTGTAAGGATGGCATCGGCCGATACACCTGTACCTGTGCGGAGGCGTACAGCGGGCGCGACTGTCAGACAG ataaatccCAGTGTCCGTCTGCTGGGCCTTTAGCGTGTGAGCACTTCTGCAGGCCATCAACAGCCGCGTACCGATGCTTCTGTGCTCGCGGATACACACTCAACAGCGACGGCAGGAGCTGCTCGCCTCACG TCCAGAACCCGTGCGGGACGACGGAGATGGCCAGTTTCTGTCCTGATGGACGCTGCTCATGGGAG gtgAAGTTTCTGAACGCCAGCGGTCATGACGTGTGTCACGGTGTGATTCTGGGCCAGAAGTCTATTCTGACGTCAGCCACGTGTATGACTGCACTGCAGGATCTGCACTTCACTGTTG cgGTGGGCGTCTCCACAGCAGCTGTGCGCGTCTCCAGCTGGACGCCTCATAAGCATTTCGTCTCAGGTCCGGATGATGACCTGTGCTTCCTGGAGCTGCAGGAGCCGTTCCCCCCCAACATCAGCATCGTCCCGCTCTGCCTACCCGAGAAAGACTACAGCGAGAACATCCTGATGAGTGCGGGGCGAGAGGGTGTGGCCAGGGGCGGAGCCACATACTCTTACCTCTCATTGGATGACTGCCGTGACGCTCTAAACCTCACCTTCGTCATGACCAATAAGATGTTCTGCATGAAGCGTGAGTCTGCAGGCTCTGAGCGCTGCGCTGTGAGCTCCGGCAGCCCCACCGCCACACTGGAGGGAAAAACAGCCTTTCTGACGGGCGTGTCTCTGTCTGTGGGACGCTGCGGGGACACGCTCCTGTTCACCAAACTGTCCCGATACCTGCACTGGCTGCGGCCGCTGCTGCTCGCCTCCGAGAGGGAACAACCCTGA
- the f10 gene encoding coagulation factor X, translating to MSWVFWNFISLFVIHSVCAEVFLNTRDANQVLIRQRRANSLFEEMKKGNMERECVEERCNYEEAREIFEDVKKTDEFWHKYVDGDACLSHPCVNGGECKDAIGPYTCFCQQGFKGYNCEIVIPELCENENGGCDHFCEVKQSNVFCSCANGYELAPNGKSCQSQDPFKCGVVYPKKTRSIFFHTPNITESENEEDTELEATVEPVSNLSNPELNQTDSMFGLHELEIIQEEPILPVVSTAGDGRIVNGVECPPGDCPWQALLINENNMGFCGGTILTEHFILSAAHCMNESLSIRVVVGEYDTLVPEGREATHDVDEILIHKNYQPDTYHNDIALIKLSKPIKFTKYIIPACLPEMKFAERVLMQQDDGLVSGFGRVREGGLPSTILQKLTVPYVDRAKCIESSKFKISGRMFCAGYDQEEKDACQGDSGGPHVTRFKNTWFITGVVSWGEGCARKGKYGVYTQVSKYILWINNAMTKVMPETGASLKPKAKRELRHKTTVRRV from the exons ATGTCTTGGGTTTTCTGGAACTTTATATCTTTGTTTGTCATCCACAGTGTGTGCGCAGAAG TCTTCCTCAACACTCGAGATGCTAATCAGGTCCTGATTCGTCAGCGGCGCGCAAACTCCTTGTTTGAGGAGATGAAGAAGGGGAACATGGAGCGTGAGTGCGTTGAGGAGCGCTGCAACTACGAGGAGGCCAGAGAAATCTTCGAAGATGTTAAAAAGACG GATGAGTTCTGGCACAAGTATGTTG ATGGAGATGCGTGTCTGTCTCACCCGTGTGTCAATGGTGGTGAGTGTAAAGATGCGATCGGGCCGTACACGTGTTTCTGTCAGCAAGGCTTCAAGGGCTACAACTGCGAGATCG TGATTCCTGAACTCTGTGAGAATGAAAACGGAGGCTGTGATCACTTCTGTGAGGTGAAGCAGAGTAATGTGTTCTGCTCGTGCGCTAATGGATATGAACTGGCCCCCAATGGGAAATCCTGCCAGTCTCAGG ATCCATTTAAATGTGGCGTTGTTTATCCAAAGAAGACCCGAAGCATCTTCTTCCACACGCCGAATATTACGGAAAGTGAGAACGAAGAGGACACGGAGCTGGAGGCAACAGTAGAGCCGGTCTCCAACCTCTCGAACCCAGAGCTCAACCAGACCGACAGCATGTTCGGGCTCCACGAGCTGGAGATTATCCAGGAGGAACCAATCCTGCCGGTGGTGTCCACAGCCGGAGACGGGAGGATCGTGAACGGTGTGGAGTGTCCACCAGGAGACTGTCCGTGGCAG GCTCTCCTCATCAATGAAAATAACATGGGCTTCTGTGGTGGCACCATCCTGACCGAACACTTCATCCTGTCGGCCGCGCACTGCATGAACGAGTCGCTCTCCATCAGGGTGGTCGTAG gtGAGTACGACACGCTGGTCCCTGAGGGTCGTGAGGCCACACATGATGTAGATGAGATTCTGATCCACAAGAACTACCAGCCTGACACCTACCATAACGACATCGCCCTGATTAAGCTCTCAAAACCCATCAAATTCACCAAATACATCATCCCCGCGTGTCTGCCGGAGATGAAGTTCGCCGAGCGTGTGCTGATGCAGCAGGATGACGGTCTGGTGAGCGGGTTCGGCCGTGTGCGAGAGGGAGGCCTGCCGTCCACCATCCTGCAGAAACTAACCGTGCCGTACGTCGACCGCGCTAAATGCATCGAGTCCAGCAAGTTCAAGATCTCCGGCCGCATGTTCTGCGCCGGATACGACCAGGAGGAGAAAGATGCATGTCAGGGGGACAGCGGTGGGCCGCACGTCACACGCTTCAAAAACACCTGGTTTATCACAGGTGTGGTGAGCTGGGGCGAAGGGTGCGCGCGCAAGGGGAAATACGGCGTCTACACGCAGGTCTCCAAATACATCCTGTGGATCAATAATGCAATGACTAAAGTCATGCCAGAGACCGGAGCGTCGCTAAAACCCAAAGCAAAGCGAGAGCTGCGGCACAAGACAACAGTAAGAAGAGTCTGA
- the LOC130220834 gene encoding zinc finger BED domain-containing protein 4-like, producing the protein MPESHTGNNLAEHLRKAIAEWGIAEKDPVIVTDNASNMTIAAEEAAFKCYAHTLNLAAQRALKITAVTRLLGKVRRIVIFFRRSTTANHMLKEKQRLLQLPEHKLMTDVVTRWNSAHDMLERFLEQQLSICATLLSSEVSKTEKDLCTLTESDVTFDVLEKPWYYYVYFHGS; encoded by the exons ATGCCCGAGAGCCACACCGGAAACAACCTGGCAGAACATCTGAGAAAGGCCATCGCTGAGTGGGGAATCGCAGAAAAGGATCCGGTAATCGTCACTGACAATGCGTCAAATATGACAATTGCAGCTGAGGAGGCAGCATTCAAATGTTATGCTCATACGCTAAATCTAGCTGCACAACGTGCCCTCAAAATCACAGCAGTTACACGCCTGCTGGGAAAGGTGAGACGCATTGTGATTTTCTTCAGACGGAGCACCACAGCCAACCACATGCTGAAAGAGAAACAGAGGCTTCTACAACTACCAGAGCACAAGTTGATGACGGATGTAGTTACCAG ATGGAATAGTGCACATGACATGCTGGAAAGATTCCTGGAGCAACAACTGTCCATCTGCGCAACCCTGCTCTCGAGTGAAGTCAGTAAGACCGAGAAAGATCTGTGCACTCTGACTGAGTCGGACGTGACATTTGATGTTTTGGAGAAGCCATGGTACTACTATGTTTACTTTCATGGCAGCTAG